The following are from one region of the Capsicum annuum cultivar UCD-10X-F1 chromosome 1, UCD10Xv1.1, whole genome shotgun sequence genome:
- the LOC124898168 gene encoding uncharacterized protein LOC124898168: MAQEIPKYKWGVGSYLMMLIVVICVLFLPLFMGPVQPPSPFILLIFPLVMASVWIYLSYATKSDG, encoded by the coding sequence atggcACAAGAAATTCCGAAATATAAATGGGGAGTTGGTTCATATTTGATGATGCTAATCGTGGTGATTTGTGTTTTATTTCTACCATTGTTTATGGGTCCGGTTCAACCACCTTCTCCCTTTATCCTCCTCATTTTCCCTCTTGTAATGGCTTCCGTTTGGATTTATCTCTCATATGCCACCAAATCTGATGGATAG